A part of Aspergillus flavus chromosome 1, complete sequence genomic DNA contains:
- a CDS encoding topoisomerase family protein TRF4: MPPPFQFRGNDRRSQNHHPKPEFTFRYSRPPTSEPLKFAPIESLSDSEEADMDVSSDENDDDEPRPRKKRALESNKCNTPASAPTPPPAPKWSNPDPYTVLPPPDETQSKRVDVVKLIRKARIAASAQPAKTDAVADNEDFISLGGLVDEEESKYQPPQDAPMGPRSQMQGRDSAVGSRKRTHDDELKGVSKKTGKPLNKYYSDGSIIDEWRVRPSETGAPWFNHMTPTLHLGTRLHNEILSFYYWVKPVEYEQIVRADLIERLQTAFQSRYYGVQLRAFGSFASGLYLPTADIDLVLLSSNFMRHGIKTFGERKGQIYAFSAFLRNLDIAVPGSIETIAHARVPILKFVDKMTGLRVDLSFDNDSGLVANNTFQQWKSEYPAMPVIVSVIKQFLLLRGLNEVPCGGLGGFSITCLVTSLLQHLPHGSMSQNLGSILMDFFEFYGHEFDYETVGIRMEPPGYFNKRVYKVYRDNKDARLSIEDPNNADNDVSGGTREIALIFKSFRDAYRLLKERMVYTAMAGDQNNSILESIIAANYDEYTEQRWQLRQIFQTHPRFARYQAPPSPPPPPQSPPPADSAPPPLPPNSPPPSQEPKEKMTKLQRKQQASRERAARLKRLRPDLPSVPDSITNEQALIIGGYKSQSDMDKDLANREKELK; the protein is encoded by the exons ATGCCACCACCATTTCAGTTCCGTGGCAATGACAGGCGGTCACAGAATCACCACCCCAAGCCTGAGTTCACCTTTCGCTATTCGCGACCCCCAACATCCGAGC CGCTGAAGTTTGCGCCTATTGAGAGCCTCAGCGATAGCGAGGAAGCTGACATGGACGTATCCTCCGACGAGAATGACGACGACGAGCCGCGTCCTCGCAAGAAACGCGCCCTGGAGTCGAACAAATGCAATACACCTGCCTCAGCGCCCACCCCACCTCCCGCTCCCAAGTGGTCCAATCCAGACCCATACACAGttctaccaccaccagacgAGACTCAGTCCAAGAGAGTAGACGTGGTCAAGCTGATCCGTAAGGCCCGGATAGCTGCCAGCGCACAACCAGCGAAAACGGACGCAGTAGCAGACAACGAAGATTTCATTTCGTTAGGTGGTCTggttgacgaggaagaaagcaaaTACCAGCCTCCACAGGACGCGCCTATGGGGCCAAGGAGCCAAATGCAGGGAAGAGATTCTGCAGTTGGAAGCCGGAAGAGAACGCATGACGATGAATTAAAGGGTGTTTCCAAAAAGACCGGCAAACCTCTCAATAAATATTATTCGGATGGCTCAATCATTGATGAGTGGAGAGTACGCCCGTCTGAGACAGGCGCGCCTTGGTTTAACCATATGACGCCTACATTGCACTTGGGTACAAG ACTGCACAACGAAATTTTGTCCTTTTATTATTGGGTGAAACCAGTGGAGTACGAACAGATCGTCCGAGCGGACTTGATTGAGCGACTCCAGACTGCATTTCAAAGCAGATATTATGGTGTGCAGCTTCGTGCATTTGGTTCGTTCGCCTCAGGGCTGTACCTTCCAACTGCCGATATAGATCTAGTTCTACTCTCATCCAACTTCATGCGTCATGGTATCAAAACTTTCGGTGAACGAAAGGGCCAGATTTACGCCTTCTCTGCATTCCTCAGGAATTTAGATATTGCCGTACCCGGTTCAATAGAGACGATCGCGCATGCTCGGGTTCCCATCCTGAAGTTTGTGGATAAAATGACTGGCTTGAGAGTGGACCTGTCGTTCGACAATGATAGCGGACTAGTCGCCAACAACACTTTCCAGCAATGGAAGTCTGAATATCCTGCCATGCCCGTTATTGTTTCGGTGATTAAACAGTTTTTGTTGCTTCGAGGGCTGAACGAGGTCCCTTGTGGCGGCTTGGGAGGATTCTCTATCACCTGTCTGGTGACAAGCCTTCTACAGCACCTTCCACACGGTTCTATGTCGCAAAATTTAGGCAGTATTCTCATGGATTTCTTTGAATTTTATGGTCATGAATTTGACTACGAAACCGTTGGCATACGGATGGAGCCACCAGGCTATTTCAACAAG AGAGTCTACAAAGTTTACCGGGACAATAAGGATGCCCGCCTCTCGATCGAAGATCCAAATAACGCCGACAACGATGTATCCGGAGGAACTCGCGAAATTGCTTTGATTTTCAAATCATTCAGGGATGCATATCGCCTTTTGAAAGAGCGCATGGTCTATACGGCCATGGCAGGAGACCAAAACAACAGCATTTTGGAATCCATCATCGCAGCAAACTATGATGAATACACCGAGCAAAGGTGGCAGCTACGCCAAATCTTCCAGACACATCCCAGATTCGCTCGGTATCAAGCTCCACCctcgcctcctccacctcctcaaagCCCTCCACCGGCTGATTCGGCTCCTCCGCCATTGCCACCCAACTCTCCACCTCCCTCTCAGGAGcccaaggagaagatgaccaagctgcaaaggaaacaacaaGCCTCGCGGGAACGTGCCGCTCGTCTGAAGCGATTGCGACCTGACCTGCCTTCCGTTCCGGACTCTATCACCAATGAACAAGCCTTGATTATCGGCGGCTATAAA
- a CDS encoding Mss4-like protein: MQNDMIHRISCLCGKARQEVVLGADPAVLNLCHCMACRAITGQLYASYHLLRTRPSNIDRFCEYRQSASTSRYFCRTCGAHVFAHLKHTGQYFVAAGLIVEGSRRTKTIWHWRTSDTRDGGLTSFLPGESKETMSACWLELSSNNQPGYSAEIPPADDKSHSLRARCHCGGVAFYITLPDSTSFKPSSPWPDLLVPYYKSSSENAQDVKWWLRDRNTKYLAGTCACRSCRLASGSPIQTWAFIPKSNIVNASGSPLVFTETTMQRYESSPDIYREFCNRCGATIFWHCKERPLVIDVSVGLLHSDSGTRAEELLEWHTERVSFAEMAVDQQLMQRLESGLKAWSEKQKICEK; this comes from the coding sequence ATGCAGAATGATATGATCCACCGCATCTCTTGCTTGTGTGGAAAAGCGAGGCAAGAGGTTGTGCTCGGGGCAGACCCCGCTGTCCTCAATTTGTGTCACTGTATGGCGTGTAGGGCAATAACAGGGCAACTATACGCTTCATATCATCTCCTACGGACTCGCCCATCGAATATTGACCGCTTCTGCGAATATAGACAATCCGCCAGCACAAGCCGATATTTCTGTAGGACCTGTGGCGCCCATGTATTTGCGCATCTGAAGCATACTGGACAGTACTTCGTCGCAGCTGGACTGATAGTGGAGGGGTCTCGTCGAACCAAAACCATCTGGCACTGGCGAACGAGTGATACACGGGATGGCGGTCTGACCTCCTTTCTTCCCGGTGAATCCAAGGAAACAATGTCCGCATGTTGGCTTGAACTCAGCTCCAACAACCAACCCGGCTATTCCGCCGAAATACCGCCGGCGGACGACAAGAGTCATAGCTTACGAGCTCGTTGTCACTGTGGGGGCGTTGCATTCTACATCACTCTGCCAGACTCCACTTCCTTTAAGCCATCCTCCCCATGGCCGGACCTGTTAGTTCCCTATTATAAGAGCTCATCAGAAAACGCCCAAGATGTGAAATGGTGGCTTCGAGATAGAAACACCAAGTACTTAGCTGGAACCTGTGCCTGTCGATCATGTCGACTAGCCAGCGGATCCCCTATTCAAACGTGGGCATTTATTCCAAAATCAAATATTGTCAACGCCAGTGGGTCACCTTTGGTGTTCACTGAAACTACGATGCAGCGGTATGAAAGCTCACCCGACATCTATCGAGAATTTTGCAACCGCTGTGGTGCGACGATCTTTTGGCACTGTAAAGAACGACCGCTAGTAATAGACGTGAGTGTCGGGTTACTTCATTCCGACAGTGGCACCAGAGCTGAAGAACTATTGGAATGGCATACTGAGAGAGTGAGCTTTGCGGAAATGGCAGTGGATCAGCAGTTGATGCAACGGCTGGAGTCTGGTTTGAAAGCGTGGtcggagaagcagaagataTGCGAAAAATGA